In Streptomyces sp. NBC_00448, the following are encoded in one genomic region:
- the mreD gene encoding rod shape-determining protein MreD — translation MRLNRIVLSTVLVVIALVAQVSVLARLHLPGAVPDLLLLTVLGLALTYGHVGGCLIGFFAGLLADIAPPADHAVGRYALVLCVIGYAAGLAKPESGQLRTAAGPMLVVIGAAIGTTLLYAGVGGLVGDTAGAHVGLAKLVFTATLYDLLLAPFVVPLIMALARRFDHDPLADDAAGGFGGGFGGGSGGGSGGRFRPRGRSRTKAGAGAGITPQRGLFGRARFSGGMTARGARR, via the coding sequence ATGCGCCTGAACCGGATCGTGCTCTCCACCGTCCTGGTGGTGATCGCCCTGGTCGCCCAGGTCAGCGTGCTGGCCCGGCTGCACCTGCCCGGCGCGGTCCCGGACCTGCTGCTGCTGACGGTGCTCGGCCTGGCCCTCACCTACGGCCACGTCGGCGGCTGCCTGATCGGCTTCTTCGCCGGACTGCTCGCCGACATCGCGCCGCCCGCGGACCACGCCGTCGGCCGCTACGCCCTGGTGCTGTGCGTGATCGGCTACGCGGCCGGCCTCGCCAAGCCCGAAAGCGGCCAACTGCGCACCGCCGCCGGACCGATGCTGGTGGTGATCGGCGCCGCCATCGGCACCACGCTGCTCTACGCGGGCGTCGGCGGCCTGGTCGGCGACACCGCGGGTGCGCACGTCGGCCTGGCCAAGCTGGTCTTCACCGCGACGCTCTACGACCTGCTGCTCGCGCCGTTCGTGGTCCCGCTCATCATGGCGCTGGCCCGCCGCTTCGACCACGACCCGCTCGCCGACGACGCGGCTGGCGGCTTCGGCGGGGGCTTCGGCGGCGGTTCCGGCGGTGGCTCCGGTGGCCGCTTCCGGCCGCGCGGCCGATCCCGTACGAAGGCCGGCGCCGGCGCCGGCATCACCCCGCAGCGCGGCCTGTTCGGCCGGGCGAGGTTCAGCGGCGGCATGACGGCCAGGGGAGCACGGCGATGA
- the mreC gene encoding rod shape-determining protein MreC — translation MRDTKESRLLLVLLVVVALALITVDIRGGENSPLDRPRRAAQSAFGPVENAVSGVVDPVGNAVDAVRDSGHDSSTIKRLQRENTELKQQLGSKDTTRARAQELDKLLKVAGAGQYTVKGAQVIAIGAAQGFSWTVTIDSGSNDGLKRDMTVINGDGLVGRVTTVGRSTSTVLLANDPDFTVGTRLEGSQEIGFSSGQGNRPMRDQLLDGKADVHRGDRVVTFGSEADKPFVPGVPVGKVVSVEPSAGNLTKTVEVQPFVGFTKLDVVGVVVVGPRTDPRDSVLPPRPTPSHTTKPKAKNSPTPGGTPSPGSSDTALPPGTKPTNSTTTSGD, via the coding sequence GTGAGGGACACAAAGGAGAGCCGGCTGCTGCTGGTACTGCTGGTGGTGGTGGCGCTCGCGCTGATCACCGTGGACATCCGGGGCGGTGAGAACTCACCGCTCGACCGGCCGCGGCGGGCGGCCCAGTCCGCCTTCGGCCCGGTGGAGAACGCGGTGTCCGGCGTCGTCGACCCGGTCGGCAACGCCGTGGACGCGGTCCGGGACTCCGGCCACGACAGCAGCACCATCAAGCGGCTGCAACGCGAGAACACCGAGCTCAAGCAGCAGCTCGGCAGCAAGGACACCACCCGCGCCCGCGCCCAGGAGCTGGACAAGCTCCTGAAGGTCGCCGGCGCCGGGCAGTACACCGTCAAGGGCGCCCAGGTCATCGCGATAGGAGCGGCCCAGGGCTTCTCCTGGACGGTCACCATCGACTCCGGCAGCAACGACGGCCTCAAGCGCGACATGACGGTGATCAACGGCGACGGGCTCGTCGGCCGGGTCACCACCGTCGGCCGCTCCACCTCCACGGTCCTGCTCGCCAACGACCCGGACTTCACGGTCGGCACCCGGCTGGAGGGCAGCCAGGAGATCGGCTTCTCCAGCGGCCAGGGCAACCGGCCGATGCGGGACCAACTGCTCGACGGCAAGGCCGACGTGCACCGGGGCGACCGGGTGGTCACCTTCGGCTCCGAGGCGGACAAGCCGTTCGTGCCCGGCGTCCCGGTCGGCAAGGTGGTCAGCGTCGAACCGTCGGCGGGCAACCTCACCAAGACCGTCGAGGTGCAGCCCTTCGTCGGCTTCACCAAGCTGGACGTGGTCGGCGTGGTCGTGGTCGGCCCGCGCACCGATCCGCGCGACAGCGTGCTGCCGCCGCGACCCACCCCGTCGCACACCACGAAGCCCAAGGCGAAGAACTCCCCGACGCCAGGCGGCACCCCGAGCCCCGGCAGCTCGGACACCGCGCTTCCCCCGGGCACCAAGCCGACCAATTCGACCACCACCAGCGGGGACTGA